A region of Lemur catta isolate mLemCat1 chromosome 22, mLemCat1.pri, whole genome shotgun sequence DNA encodes the following proteins:
- the EXTL3 gene encoding exostosin-like 3 produces the protein MTGYTMLRNGGVGNGGQTCMLRWSNRIRLTWLSFTLFVILVFFPLIAHYYLTTLDEADEAGKRIFGPRAGNELCEVKHVLDLCRIRESVSEELLQLEAKRQELNSEIAKLNLKIEACKKSIENAKQDLLQLKNVISQTEHSYKELMAQNQPKLSLPIRLLPEKDDAGLPPPKVIRGCRLHNCFDYSRCPLTSGFPVYVYDSDQFALGSYLDPLVKQAFQATARANVYVTENADIACLYVILVGEMQEPVVLRPADLEKQLYSLPHWRRDGHNHVIISLSRKSHTQNLLYNVSTGRAMVVQSTFYAAQYRPGFDLVVSPLVHAMSEPNFMEIPPQVPVKRKYLFTFQGEKIESLRSSLQEARSFEEEMEGDPPADYDDRIIATLKAVQDSKLDQVLVEFTCKNQPNPSLPTEWALCGEREDRLELLKLSTFALIITPGDPHLVISAGCATRLFEALEAGAVPVVLGEQVQLPYQDVLQWSEAALVVPKPRVTEVHFLLRSLSDSDLLAMRRQGRFLWETYFSTADSIFNTVLAMIRTRIQIPAAPIREEAAAEIPHRSGKAAGTDPNMADNGDLDLGPVETEPPYASPKYLRNFTLTVTDFYRSWNSAPGPFHLFPHTPFDPVLPSEAKFLGSGTGFRPIGGGAGGSGKEFQAALGGNVPREQFTVVMLTYEREEVLMNSLERLNGLPYLNKVVVVWNSPKLPSEDLLWPDIGVPIMVVRTEKNSLNNRFLPWNEIETEAVLSIDDDAHLRHDEIMFGFRVWREARDRIVGFPGRYHAWDIPHQSWLYNSNYSCELSMVLTGAAFFHKYYAYLYSYVMPQAIRDMVDEYINCEDIAMNFLVSHITRKPPIKVTSRWTFRCPGCPQALSHDDSHFHERHKCINFFVKVYGYMPLLYTQFRVDSVLFKTRLPHDKTKCFKFI, from the exons ATGACGGGCTACACCATGCTGCGGAACGGGGGGGTGGGGAACGGAGGGCAGACCTGCATGCTGCGGTGGTCCAACCGCATCCGCCTCACCTGGCTCAGCTTCACCCTCTTCGTCATCCTGGTGTTCTTCCCCCTCATCGCCCACTACTATCTCACCACTCTGGATGAGGCCGATGAGGCCGGCAAGCGGATTTTCGGCCCGCGGGCCGGTAACGAGCTCTGCGAGGTAAAGCATGTGCTGGATCTGTGCCGCATTCGCGAGTCAGTGAGCGAAGAGCTCCTACAGCTGGAAGCCAAGCGGCAGGAGCTGAACAGTGAAATTGCCAAGCTGAACCTGAAGATCGAAGCCTGCAAGAAGAGCATTGAGAATGCCAAGCAGGACCTGCTGCAGCTCAAGAACGTCATTAGCCAGACCGAGCACTCTTACAAAGAGCTGATGGCCCAAAACCAGCCCAAACTTTCTCTGCCCATCCGACTGCTCCCGGAGAAGGATGACGCCGGCCTCCCTCCCCCAAAGGTCATCCGGGGTTGCCGGCTGCACAACTGTTTCGATTATTCTCGTTGCCCTCTCACCTCTGGTTTTCCGGTCTATGTTTATGACAGTGACCAGTTTGCCCTCGGCAGCTACCTGGATCCCTTGGTCAAGCAGGCGTTCCAGGCTACGGCGCGAGCCAACGTTTATGTTACAGAAAATGCAGACATTGCCTGCCTGTATGTGATACTAGTGGGAGAAATGCAGGAACCAGTCGTGCTGCGGCCTGCTGACCTGGAGAAGCAGTTGTATTCTCTGCCGCACTGGCGGAGAGACGGACACAACCATGTCATCATCAGTCTGTCGCGGAAGTCACACACACAGAACTTGCTCTATAACGTCAGTACGGGCCGCGCCATGGTGGTCCAGTCCACCTTCTATGCTGCCCAGTACAGACCCGGCTTTGACCTGGTCGTATCGCCACTAGTCCATGCCATGTCCGAACCCAACTTCATGGAAATCCCACCGCAGGTGCCAGTGAAGCGGAAATATCTCTTCACCTTCCAGGGTGAGAAGATCGAGTCCCTGCGATCCAGCCTTCAGGAGGCCCGCTCCTTCGAAGAAGAAATGGAGGGCGACCCTCCAGCTGACTACGACGACCGGATCATCGCCACCCTGAAGGCCGTGCAGGACAGCAAACTAGATCAGGTCCTGGTGGAGTTCACCTGCAAGAACCAGCCTAACCCCAGCCTGCCTACGGAGTGGGCGCTGTGTGGGGAGCGGGAGGACCGCCTGGAGCTCCTGAAGCTTTCCACCTTTGCCCTCATCATCACCCCCGGGGACCCTCACTTGGTTATCTCAGCTGGCTGTGCCACACGGCTCTTTGAAGCCCTGGAGGCCGGTGCTGTCCCCGTGGTGCTGGGGGAGCAAGTGCAGCTTCCGTACCAGGACGTGCTGCAGTGGAGCGAGGCGGCCCTGGTGGTGCCCAAGCCCCGTGTGACCGAGGTTCATTTCCTGTTACGGAGTCTCTCCGATAGCGACCTCCTGGCTATGAGGCGGCAAGGCCGCTTTCTCTGGGAGACTTACTTCTCCACTGCTGACAGTATTTTTAATACCGTGCTGGCTATGATTAGGACTCGCATTCAGATCCCAGCTGCCCCCATCCGGGAAGAGGCAGCAGCTGAGATCCCCCATCGGTCGGGCAAGGCGGCGGGGACCGACCCCAACATGGCCGACAACGGGGACCTGGACCTGGGGCCGGTGGAAACAGAGCCACCTTACGCCTCACCCAAATACCTCCGCAACTTCACCCTGACCGTCACTGACTTCTACCGCAGCTGGAACTCTGCCCCAGGCCCTTTCCATCTTTTCCCCCACACACCCTTTGACCCTGTGTTGCCCTCAGAGGCCAAATTTTTGGGCTCAGGGACCGGATTTCGGCCTATTGGTGGTGGCGCTGGGGGTTCTGGCAAGGAGTTCCAGGCAGCCCTCGGAGGCAACGTTCCACGGGAGCAGTTCACGGTGGTGATGCTGACCTACGAGCGGGAGGAAGTGCTCATGAACTCCTTGGAGAGGCTGAATGGCCTCCCTTACCTGAacaaggtggtggtggtgtggaaTTCGCCCAAGCTGCCATCAGAGGACCTTCTGTGGCCTGACATTGGTGTCCCCATCATG GTGGTTCGTACTGAGAAGAACAGTTTGAACAATCGATTCTTGCCCTGGAATGAAATCGAGACCGAGGCCGTGCTGTCGATCGATGACGACGCCCACCTCCGCCACGATGAAATCATGTTTGGCTTTCG GGTGTGGAGAGAAGCCCGGGACCGCATTGTGGGCTTCCCTGGCCGGTACCACGCGTGGGACATCCCGCATCAGTCCTGGCTCTACAACTCCAACTACTCCTGTGAGCTGTCCATGGTGCTGACAGGCGCTGCCTTCTTCCACAAG TATTACGCCTACCTGTATTCCTACGTGATGCCCCAGGCCATCCGAGATATGGTGGACGAGTACATCAACTGTGAGGACATCGCCATGAACTTCCTCGTCTCCCACATCACTCGGAAACCCCCCATCAAG GTGACTTCGCGGTGGACTTTCCGATGCCCGGGATGCCCTCAGGCCCTGTCACACGACGACTCCCACTTCCACGAGCGGCACAAGTGCATCAACTTCTTTGTCAAGGTGTACGGCTACATGCCCCTCCTGTACACCCAGTTCAGGGTGGACTCTGTGCTGTTCAAGACCCGCCTGCCCCACGACAAGACCAAGTGCTTCAAGTTCATCTAG